GAAGCGGCAAAAGGCCTAAAAACAATCGGAATTTCGCTACCATACGGTTGCTAATCTACAATAAACAGGTCTGAGGCAATACCATCAGCCAGAAACCAATGTTCGGCAGGGATTTTCAGAAAGCCATTTTCTTCTGTAAGTGTACCTTCCTGTAATTTCTTGTTTATTTCGGGCTGTAACTGCTGTAGGATATGGGTACTGAATTGGTTTTGCAACACAGAAAGCTCTATTCCACGGGTGGTGCGCAGGCCAATCATTAGCAATTCATTTAACCGGTCCTTCTCTGTGAGGATTTCGGTTTCAGAAAGCAATTGGTTATTGCCCAAAGCGTCTATATAACGCCGGTTGTTGGCGATGTTCCAGCTTCTTTGGCGTTCACCGTTGTAGGAATGTGCGGACGGGCCGATTCCCAAATATTCCTTACCCTGCCAGTATGCTGAATTATGGCGTGAATGAAAGCCGGGCTTCCCAAAATTTGAAATCTCATAATGGTCGAAACCCTGGTCTTTCAGGAAAGCCGAAAGATAGTAGAACTCTTCAGTCTGCTCTGTCTCTTTGGGTGGTTTTATTTTTTTCTGGTCAATCCAACTGCTTAATGCTGTCTTGGGCTCTACGGTAAGCGCATACGCTGAAACATGCGGAACCTGCAATGCCACAGTCTTCCGCAGATTTTCTTTCCAAAGCAGCATATCGGAAGTGGGTGATCCGTAAATAAGGTCGATGCTGATGTTCTCAAACCCAAAATCCTGCGCACGTTTGATGGAGCTTTCTGCCTCTGAGGCGTTGTGCGCGCGATTCATTAACTTTAAATCATCATCGAAAAAACTTTGCGTACCAATAGAAAGCCTATTAAATACACTGCCGGAAAGTCCCTTCAGAAAATGGGCGTCGAGATCGTCGGGGTTGGCTTCCAAGGTAACTTCAATATCGGATGAAAATGTAAAGTGTCTTAAGACCTCATCGGTTAAGGATTTCAGCTCATCTGCATTCAACAGAGAGGGAGTCCCACCACCGAAATACAGGGATTTTAAGTTCTTGTCCTTCAGCTCATCTTTGCGTAGTTGTAATTCTTTTTTCAGTGCAGCCAGCATGTCTTCTTTAGCACTTAAAGAAGTAGAGAAGTGGAAGTTACAGTAACTGCATTTCTGTCTGCAGAACGGGATGTGGAGGTAAATCATCAATAGAAACCGTCGCCGATGCCTTGTAATCGCTGAATATTAATATCGGAAGCCCCGCGTATTGATGAAATTCTCTAAATTATAACCAACGCTGAGCATAAAACTGTTGCCGGCAAATTGTTGGATATCCGAAAGGCCGAAATTATAGGTAGCCCCAAAGAAAAAATCATTCACTTTTGCGGTAATGACCGGTGAGATGCCGAGGTTTTGGTTGCCATATTTGTTGTTACCCGTACGGAAACTTGCACCCGCAGAGAAGGAAGCGTCTTCATCTCCGGCGGTAGCCATCAGGTTGAAATCATAAATCTTTGCCGAATTTGTATTTAGGTTCATCATCACCGAAGGGCTTATATAGAATTGCTCACTTAGGTAAAAATTATAGCCTGCGTTAAAGATATACTTGGTAGGTTCAGGCTCGATGCCGTTTACGATCGGGATATCGTTGGTAATGGCAATGTCATTCACCGAAATGCTGCCGAAAAGCCCACGGTAAGTTACGGCCAGCCCTAAATTGGCGTATGCCAAGAAAATACTGTTATTGCCTTCTGCAAGTGTGGGATCACCGGGATCTTGTGGATTTAGTTTAGCCAGATTAATATTCATGTTATAGAGACTAACGGATGTCCCGAAAGAAAACTGGCTGCTGCGCTCACCATCATCATCAATCGGAATAAAATAAGACGCGCCGCCTGTAATCCCATTAGATGACACCGGCCCATTCTGGTCCCTGAAAAAGCTGAGTCCCGCACCTACCCTGTCGAACACATTGGCATGAATACCAATAGACTGCACGTTGGGGGACTGATCGAACTGTGAGAACTGTTTCTGATAGTTAAGATTCAGCACAACATCATCCGTCTTACCATATTGCGCAGGATTGAAGAGGAAATCCCCCTCCATCAAATACTGCTGATAAAAGGGCAGTGTCTCCTGACTTTTATAAAAACCCAGGAAGAGAAATATGAATAATAAGGCGGCTAATTTCCTCATAATGTGATTGAAAAAAGATAAAATATTCTGCAAATATAGCAAACTTTTCACTGTGATTGTGGCGCAAGATAGCTCCGCCATTTTTGCACTGCAGCTTCCATATCCCGCGGCATCGGGCTTTCAAAATACATTTCCTTCTTAGTGGTTGGATGAATAAAACCTAGGGTATGTGCATGCAGGGCCTGTCGGGGCAACACCTCGAATACATTTTTAATGAACTGCCGGTATTTGGGTAAATTCACCCCTTTCAGGATTTGGTCACCCTCATATCTTGAATCATTAAAGAGCGTGTGCCCAATGTGTCGGAAGTGCGCACGGATTTGGTGTGTACGCCCAGTCTCGAGTTTACATTCTACCCAAGTCATATATTTAAATCTTTCAATGACCTTATAATGCGTGACTGCATGTTTGCCTAGGCTGCCGTCTTCAAAGACCGCCATTTGCATCCGGTTTTTCAAGTCGCGACCGATGTTTCCGGTAATCGTGCCGTGGTCATCTGCCATATTCCCCCATACAAATGCCCAATATAATCGTTTGGTCTTTCGGTCGAAGAATTGTTTTGCAAGATAGCTTAGCGCATATTCGGTTTTGGCAATCACCAATAGCCCTGAAGTATCCTTATCAATACGGTGCACAAGGCCTACACGGTCAAGGTCAGATTTTTGTCCGTTTTTTTCGAAATGAAAAGCCAGCGCGTTCACCAATGTACCGTCCCAATTGCCATGGCCGGGATGTACAACCATGCCTGGTGCCTTATCGACCACGATGAGGTCTTCATCTTCATACACAATATCAATCGGGATATCCTGCGGAATAATCACGTTCTCGCGTGGTGGCCTTGCCAGCAATACAGAGATTTGGTCGCCTGGCTTTACGCGATAATTTTGTTTTACCGGTTTGCCATTTACTACTACGTTACCTGCGCGGCAAGCCTGGGAGATTTTGTTGCGTGTGGAGTTCTGGCGGAAGATGTGCAGGAATTTATCAATCCGCAAAAGCTGCTGCTTCGGGTCTACTTTAATGCTGAGATGTTCAAAAAGCTCGGCGGCTTCACTTTCATTTACCTCCTGCCCCAGCAATTCTTCATCTAAAAAATCTTCCTGATCCTCGCTCATGCGTTAAAAAAAAGCTTCAACTTTCTGCTGAAGCTCGGGTATTTAATTGTTTTGTTATTCTACCACTACTTTTTTGGCTTTTGGCTTTTCAGCTGGGGCTGTGGCCGGCGTAGTGGCTTTTGCCGGCGGAGTACCGGTAGTGATTTTGGGCCTATTGTCGGTCGTAGGTTTTGCTTCGGATCTGGCAGGCTCCGGTTTGGGAGTTTCGGCTTTTGGCTGTTCCTGTGGTAATGTTCTCGGCGCAGGTTCAGTGTAAAAAGGCTCTTCGAGACTCGGATCCACTTCTTCGAGTTTTATACGGTATATGGAGTTCAACTGTTTAATCTTCGTTCCCATTTCCGCGGGTGTTTTCTTACTCGACCAAATATCTATCTGCATCCCCTGATCCCGTACATCGTAAGGTGCCGGATCTTGGTAGTACACGATATCAGACTCGTCCTGCTTACCATCTTCGCTTTCTACAAGGCCCACTTCAAAGAGATTCTGCGCGATGATGGCTTTTGCCTGCTGAACGGTAAGCCCTACTAAATTGGGTACATTGATGTTTCTTTTCGGCCCTGCGCCAATCACCAGACCGATGCTAGCAAACCTTGGGAGCAGCGTACCAGGTTTCAGTACAGTACCGTTATAGGTCATGCGCAGCACGGCATCTCTTTGTATGCTTGGTTCATAGATGGTGTCACCAACCTTCAGTCCAACCTGCTCTAATTGCCTGAACGCCAAACCTTTATACCTGTCTAAAACATCAGGGACCGAAACTTTAGCATAAGTCCTGGGATTTACCCTTAGCATAATCGTACGGCCGTCTTTTACGCGGGAACCTGGCGAAGGATATATCTGCAACACCTGAAACGGGCGGTATTTAGGATCGAATTTAAAACTGTCTACTTCATAATCCAGACCAGAATCATCCAGGACTTTAATAGCGTCATGCACCGATTTATTAATGACATTAGGTACTGGGATTTCTTTGCCATGGTTGGTATGAAGCTCTAACCAACGGAAAGTAAGCCAAACAAGTCCTGTAAAAACTGCGGCTGCCAAAAGGATATTTAACAGAACTTTCCAGTGGAAAAGCGATTTAAGCATATTTATTCATCTTTAATAATAGCTTTGCAAATATATAAAATAATCTTTTCGGGCGTTTCGTAAACTTCATCTTTCAGTATTCTGAACATCAGCTCCCTTCAGAGGAATATCTACATACATATATCGCCAGCAGACTTTGAACACAATATCCGAAAACAGTATCTTTGCAGCCTAATATACACTCATGATTTTATCCATGACTGGCTTCGGCAGAAGCGAAGGCGTTTTCGAAGGCAAAAAGATCACCCTCGACCTGAAGTCTCTTAACAGTAAATCCTTCGATCTCAATATCAAAATGCCCGTTCGGTACAAAGAGAAGGAATTTGAAATCCGCAAAATATTGAATGAACGCATTTTGCGTGGTAAAGTAGATTGCTACATCAACCTCGAGACACTGAACGATACCGCTGAAGCCCACATCAACCACGAACTGGTGCGCACCTACATGAACGAACTTAAGAACCTTGCCGCCGACGGCCCCGATTTCGAGTATCTGAAAATGGCGGTCCGTATGCCCGACGTCATTTCTACCAAACAGGAAGAACTGGGTGAAGAAGAATGGCTGTTCCTGCAAAAACTGGTGGACGAGGCGCTTGGTAAATTTGAGGACTTCCGACAGACCGAAGGCCAAATC
This DNA window, taken from Chryseobacterium sp. 6424, encodes the following:
- a CDS encoding YicC family protein, whose amino-acid sequence is MILSMTGFGRSEGVFEGKKITLDLKSLNSKSFDLNIKMPVRYKEKEFEIRKILNERILRGKVDCYINLETLNDTAEAHINHELVRTYMNELKNLAADGPDFEYLKMAVRMPDVISTKQEELGEEEWLFLQKLVDEALGKFEDFRQTEGQILHEELKRNIHNIETYLTMVQPYEGVRLEAVKERYLSTLKEFKQIDETRFYQEMAYYTEKLDISEEKVRLTQHLKYYTEVMKNENNNGKKLGFISQEIGREINTLGSKANHAEIQKLVVMMKDDLEKIKEQTLNVL
- a CDS encoding RluA family pseudouridine synthase; amino-acid sequence: MSEDQEDFLDEELLGQEVNESEAAELFEHLSIKVDPKQQLLRIDKFLHIFRQNSTRNKISQACRAGNVVVNGKPVKQNYRVKPGDQISVLLARPPRENVIIPQDIPIDIVYEDEDLIVVDKAPGMVVHPGHGNWDGTLVNALAFHFEKNGQKSDLDRVGLVHRIDKDTSGLLVIAKTEYALSYLAKQFFDRKTKRLYWAFVWGNMADDHGTITGNIGRDLKNRMQMAVFEDGSLGKHAVTHYKVIERFKYMTWVECKLETGRTHQIRAHFRHIGHTLFNDSRYEGDQILKGVNLPKYRQFIKNVFEVLPRQALHAHTLGFIHPTTKKEMYFESPMPRDMEAAVQKWRSYLAPQSQ
- a CDS encoding type IX secretion system membrane protein PorP/SprF, whose translation is MRKLAALLFIFLFLGFYKSQETLPFYQQYLMEGDFLFNPAQYGKTDDVVLNLNYQKQFSQFDQSPNVQSIGIHANVFDRVGAGLSFFRDQNGPVSSNGITGGASYFIPIDDDGERSSQFSFGTSVSLYNMNINLAKLNPQDPGDPTLAEGNNSIFLAYANLGLAVTYRGLFGSISVNDIAITNDIPIVNGIEPEPTKYIFNAGYNFYLSEQFYISPSVMMNLNTNSAKIYDFNLMATAGDEDASFSAGASFRTGNNKYGNQNLGISPVITAKVNDFFFGATYNFGLSDIQQFAGNSFMLSVGYNLENFINTRGFRY
- the hemW gene encoding radical SAM family heme chaperone HemW, with the protein product MIYLHIPFCRQKCSYCNFHFSTSLSAKEDMLAALKKELQLRKDELKDKNLKSLYFGGGTPSLLNADELKSLTDEVLRHFTFSSDIEVTLEANPDDLDAHFLKGLSGSVFNRLSIGTQSFFDDDLKLMNRAHNASEAESSIKRAQDFGFENISIDLIYGSPTSDMLLWKENLRKTVALQVPHVSAYALTVEPKTALSSWIDQKKIKPPKETEQTEEFYYLSAFLKDQGFDHYEISNFGKPGFHSRHNSAYWQGKEYLGIGPSAHSYNGERQRSWNIANNRRYIDALGNNQLLSETEILTEKDRLNELLMIGLRTTRGIELSVLQNQFSTHILQQLQPEINKKLQEGTLTEENGFLKIPAEHWFLADGIASDLFIVD
- a CDS encoding PASTA domain-containing protein is translated as MLKSLFHWKVLLNILLAAAVFTGLVWLTFRWLELHTNHGKEIPVPNVINKSVHDAIKVLDDSGLDYEVDSFKFDPKYRPFQVLQIYPSPGSRVKDGRTIMLRVNPRTYAKVSVPDVLDRYKGLAFRQLEQVGLKVGDTIYEPSIQRDAVLRMTYNGTVLKPGTLLPRFASIGLVIGAGPKRNINVPNLVGLTVQQAKAIIAQNLFEVGLVESEDGKQDESDIVYYQDPAPYDVRDQGMQIDIWSSKKTPAEMGTKIKQLNSIYRIKLEEVDPSLEEPFYTEPAPRTLPQEQPKAETPKPEPARSEAKPTTDNRPKITTGTPPAKATTPATAPAEKPKAKKVVVE